A region of Salirhabdus salicampi DNA encodes the following proteins:
- a CDS encoding helix-turn-helix domain-containing protein has protein sequence MEKEIMTISQVADYLQISEMTTYKLVQDGKIPGFKVGRHWRVKKEDLSEFIEKQKRGERI, from the coding sequence ATGGAAAAAGAGATTATGACCATTTCACAAGTAGCTGATTATTTACAAATCAGTGAAATGACAACATATAAATTAGTTCAAGATGGAAAAATACCTGGTTTTAAAGTGGGAAGGCATTGGCGTGTAAAAAAGGAAGACCTTTCGGAATTTATTGAGAAACAAAAACGAGGAGAAAGAATATAA
- a CDS encoding sodium-dependent bicarbonate transport family permease, with protein MNEIVLQNLLSPVVLFFILGILAALCKSDLKFPSGLSEGLSIYLLIAIGIKGGVELSHYSIESVIGPITGTLFLGSIIPFITLFIMKCLKIDLYNSIGIAATYGSISIVTYGAALSFLDKNGTSYEGFMNALVVLMESPAIIISLLLLKVLENKKELASYSFQNFGFVSPSVKFLDNKVWRETIFGKSILLLLGSLIIGLVLGERSVPMVKPLFFDLYDSILILFLLNMGLVAGQRLPEVKKYGMKLLLFGLLTPLLFGGLGVIVGNLVGLSIGGTALMGVLAGSASYIAAPAALKTSVPKANPSIYLGLSLGVTFPFNLIVGIPVYYEFATWIQ; from the coding sequence ATGAATGAAATAGTGTTACAAAACTTATTATCACCGGTCGTACTTTTTTTTATTTTAGGGATATTAGCCGCGTTATGTAAATCTGATTTGAAATTTCCCAGCGGTTTAAGTGAAGGTTTAAGCATCTATTTGCTCATTGCTATCGGCATTAAGGGTGGGGTAGAATTATCTCACTATTCAATTGAGTCGGTCATCGGTCCAATTACCGGTACTTTATTTTTGGGATCTATTATTCCTTTCATCACACTTTTTATTATGAAATGCTTAAAGATTGACCTTTATAATTCTATTGGGATAGCAGCCACTTATGGTTCAATAAGTATAGTAACGTATGGTGCTGCTTTATCATTCCTTGACAAAAATGGAACGTCTTATGAAGGATTTATGAATGCGTTAGTCGTTTTAATGGAAAGTCCAGCTATTATTATTTCATTATTGCTATTAAAAGTATTGGAAAATAAGAAGGAATTAGCAAGTTACTCATTTCAAAATTTTGGTTTTGTATCTCCTTCTGTGAAATTTCTTGATAACAAGGTGTGGAGAGAGACAATATTCGGTAAAAGTATATTACTCCTACTGGGGAGTTTAATTATTGGATTAGTTTTAGGTGAAAGGTCTGTACCGATGGTAAAACCCCTATTTTTTGATTTATACGACAGTATTTTAATTCTGTTTCTATTAAATATGGGGCTGGTCGCTGGTCAACGATTACCCGAAGTAAAAAAATATGGGATGAAATTACTTCTCTTCGGTTTATTAACCCCACTATTATTTGGAGGGTTAGGTGTAATAGTTGGAAATCTGGTAGGACTTTCTATAGGTGGTACTGCGCTGATGGGAGTACTGGCAGGTAGTGCATCCTATATTGCAGCACCTGCTGCACTAAAGACATCGGTACCGAAAGCGAATCCATCCATTTACCTAGGGTTATCCCTTGGTGTAACATTTCCTTTTAATCTAATCGTCGGAATTCCAGTTTATTATGAGTTCGCAACTTGGATACAGTAG
- a CDS encoding aldo/keto reductase, protein MKIAPLEERGITSNRMVLGCMGFGGSWDNSPFTEDHVLQVEQAIDAALSIGITMFDHADIYRAGKAESVFGEVLKKRPELRDEIILQSKCGIRFSDDLGPGRYDFSKQHIMKSVDGILSRLGTDYIDILLLHRPDPLMEPDEVAHAFSKLKEEGKVRHFGVSNMNAAQMELIQSAIDEPLVANQIEMNLHKLDWVENGVLVNQQAGVNSNFPDRLLEYCQLENIQIQAWSPLAKGIFTGREIENPTEAILQTRKLVEQFAEQKATTKEAIVLGWLMKHPAKIQPVIGTTNAERIKNCKDAVKVSEMMTREEWYSLYVSSRGVSMP, encoded by the coding sequence TTGAAAATAGCACCACTTGAGGAGAGAGGAATAACCTCTAATCGGATGGTACTCGGATGTATGGGATTCGGGGGCAGTTGGGATAATTCCCCTTTTACCGAGGACCATGTACTCCAAGTTGAACAGGCAATTGACGCTGCATTATCAATTGGGATTACGATGTTTGATCACGCTGACATCTATAGAGCCGGTAAAGCAGAATCTGTGTTTGGTGAAGTATTGAAAAAACGACCAGAACTTCGAGACGAGATTATCCTTCAAAGTAAGTGTGGAATCCGTTTTTCTGATGATTTAGGCCCAGGTCGCTACGATTTTTCCAAACAACATATAATGAAATCTGTAGACGGTATTCTTTCAAGGTTAGGAACTGATTATATTGATATACTGCTCCTACATCGTCCTGATCCATTAATGGAGCCTGACGAAGTAGCGCATGCGTTTTCGAAATTAAAGGAGGAAGGTAAGGTTAGGCACTTCGGTGTTTCAAACATGAACGCAGCACAAATGGAGCTTATTCAATCGGCCATAGATGAACCTTTAGTGGCAAATCAAATCGAGATGAACTTACATAAACTCGATTGGGTAGAAAATGGCGTACTCGTCAATCAACAGGCAGGTGTTAATTCGAATTTTCCAGATAGATTGCTTGAGTACTGTCAACTTGAAAACATACAAATCCAAGCTTGGTCTCCACTTGCAAAAGGCATTTTTACAGGGCGTGAGATTGAAAATCCTACAGAGGCCATATTACAAACAAGAAAGCTTGTAGAACAATTTGCAGAACAGAAAGCAACCACAAAAGAGGCGATCGTTTTAGGGTGGCTTATGAAACATCCAGCCAAAATCCAGCCAGTGATTGGAACTACGAATGCAGAAAGAATCAAAAATTGTAAAGATGCAGTAAAGGTTTCTGAAATGATGACCCGAGAGGAATGGTATTCATTATATGTTAGCTCTCGCGGGGTATCGATGCCGTAA
- a CDS encoding VOC family protein, producing MNFHRHPVTYVDQVHVKVQDLDRSVGFYEKVIGFKVLDKTERKASLTVDGKTALLTIEQPKNVTPKQGRTTGLYHFALLLPNRSDLANVVQYFAQIGIQFGSSDHLVSEAIYLSDPDGNGIEMYVDRNPSVWNWQNGEVEMAVDPLNFQALLSERTQQQWVGLPQETVMGHIHLHVAELRKTEEFYTKGLGFEVVCRFGSQALFIADSKYHHHLGLNTWAGVGAPPTPPNSAGLESFTLKLPSEEKRREIILQLKDLGASVEGEKDSYITVDPSGNRINLAV from the coding sequence ATGAATTTTCATCGTCATCCAGTTACATATGTTGATCAAGTTCACGTAAAGGTTCAAGATTTAGATCGTTCGGTAGGTTTTTATGAAAAAGTAATCGGGTTTAAGGTATTGGATAAAACAGAACGTAAAGCTAGTTTAACTGTGGATGGAAAGACTGCTCTATTAACAATCGAGCAACCAAAAAACGTTACACCTAAACAAGGAAGAACTACAGGACTTTATCATTTTGCCCTCCTATTACCGAATCGTTCTGATTTAGCAAATGTTGTTCAGTACTTTGCTCAGATAGGTATACAATTCGGATCCTCTGACCATTTAGTAAGTGAAGCAATTTATTTATCAGACCCAGATGGAAATGGAATTGAAATGTATGTGGATCGCAATCCTTCTGTATGGAATTGGCAAAATGGTGAAGTTGAAATGGCAGTAGATCCTTTGAATTTCCAAGCTTTATTGTCTGAACGAACTCAACAGCAATGGGTTGGTTTACCCCAGGAGACCGTTATGGGGCATATTCATTTGCATGTTGCTGAATTACGTAAAACAGAAGAATTTTACACAAAGGGATTAGGGTTTGAAGTTGTTTGCCGATTTGGGTCCCAGGCTCTATTTATAGCAGATAGTAAATACCATCATCATCTTGGTTTAAATACGTGGGCTGGTGTCGGTGCACCTCCCACTCCTCCAAATAGTGCAGGATTGGAATCATTTACATTGAAGTTACCGAGTGAGGAAAAAAGACGTGAAATTATTTTACAGCTGAAAGACCTTGGTGCATCTGTTGAAGGAGAAAAAGATTCCTACATCACAGTAGATCCTTCCGGAAACCGTATTAATCTAGCTGTTTAA
- a CDS encoding DUF2294 domain-containing protein: protein MDKSKGFIEAEISKAITQWEKDYLGRGSVSVKTDILRDMIVVNLKGILTPAEYSVCESTEGMLAIKRIRSKLVESGVSYLNEIILDITGEEVKSFHTDISTSTGERVMVFKLMNNLENTFT, encoded by the coding sequence ATGGATAAATCCAAAGGATTTATTGAAGCAGAAATAAGCAAAGCAATTACACAATGGGAGAAGGATTATCTTGGCCGTGGTTCTGTATCTGTAAAAACTGATATTTTACGTGATATGATTGTTGTCAATTTAAAGGGTATCCTTACACCGGCCGAATATTCAGTTTGTGAATCGACAGAAGGGATGTTAGCCATAAAGAGAATTCGCTCGAAACTAGTGGAGTCTGGTGTAAGTTATTTGAACGAGATTATTTTAGACATTACCGGAGAAGAAGTGAAAAGCTTTCATACAGATATAAGTACTAGTACTGGAGAGCGTGTAATGGTCTTTAAATTAATGAATAATCTTGAAAATACGTTCACATAG
- a CDS encoding DUF4317 domain-containing protein, which produces MNKKDIANIRKQFKLDNDLLSISEIFNVYIMKETSEIYHHQSQPFEMLDQDQQELFMTNFKKVLTGQLDEKLFELKFQRNAENSSQLILHKGLLSDNVDDWKEQMLLIVEKMLKDKQYEMDMVVTFIRGEYLKPMKRKHDESEDNERDAVYSHSFILCSMNTTQDPKKELLFDYVEKEFKYNVIVDPVINLNNPVGGFLFPCVTDNASDVNHILYSARKANELDYHFIEEVLNGEEILTAKEDKVVFEEIVKDVTGDQLNTSTLANVYDEINRVIEDNEDDETPKLDYKDVEHVLKVSGVEEVNSEKVETAFQRVVDDEKYELKASNIVPKYKSKSIKIKTKVANISVSPQDLKYVKQVDFQGKRCILIEVEEDTVIEGFTMLPESFGK; this is translated from the coding sequence ATGAATAAAAAAGATATAGCCAACATACGAAAGCAATTTAAATTAGATAATGACTTATTATCAATAAGTGAAATTTTTAACGTCTATATTATGAAAGAAACGAGCGAAATTTATCATCATCAAAGCCAACCATTTGAAATGTTAGATCAAGATCAGCAAGAATTATTTATGACAAACTTTAAAAAAGTTTTAACTGGTCAGCTTGACGAAAAACTATTTGAATTAAAATTTCAGCGTAATGCTGAAAATAGTAGCCAACTTATTTTACACAAGGGATTACTAAGCGATAATGTAGACGATTGGAAAGAACAGATGCTTCTTATTGTCGAGAAGATGTTGAAAGATAAACAATATGAAATGGATATGGTTGTCACATTTATTCGTGGTGAATATTTAAAACCGATGAAACGGAAACATGATGAGTCTGAAGATAATGAACGAGATGCGGTTTACTCCCACTCCTTCATTTTATGTAGTATGAATACAACCCAAGATCCAAAAAAGGAACTATTATTTGACTACGTTGAGAAAGAATTCAAATACAATGTCATTGTTGATCCAGTTATTAACCTTAACAATCCAGTGGGTGGCTTTCTATTCCCTTGCGTCACCGACAATGCTTCAGATGTGAATCACATTTTATATTCAGCCAGGAAAGCAAATGAACTCGATTATCATTTCATCGAAGAAGTATTAAATGGTGAAGAGATATTAACCGCTAAAGAGGACAAAGTAGTTTTTGAAGAAATCGTTAAAGACGTTACCGGTGATCAATTAAACACTTCAACCCTCGCAAATGTATATGATGAAATTAACCGTGTTATCGAGGATAACGAAGATGATGAAACGCCGAAATTAGACTATAAAGACGTTGAACATGTCTTAAAAGTGAGTGGTGTTGAAGAAGTAAATAGTGAAAAAGTCGAAACTGCATTCCAAAGAGTCGTCGACGATGAGAAATATGAATTAAAAGCAAGCAATATCGTTCCAAAGTATAAATCAAAATCGATCAAAATCAAAACAAAAGTAGCGAACATCTCCGTTAGTCCACAAGATTTAAAATACGTAAAACAGGTTGATTTTCAAGGAAAGCGCTGCATACTAATTGAGGTTGAAGAAGATACGGTTATCGAAGGATTCACCATGCTTCCAGAAAGCTTTGGTAAGTAA
- the helD gene encoding RNA polymerase recycling motor HelD, which yields MSLYDHPDYDYEYKRLEFTKRFIQAVIKTSKENESKFKQNIKTAFEDLDWLDSSLSYINILTNANFLSRSEAEINNLERIKDKPYFAKIHFKRENQEKTDEYYIGKTSLYQRDSQEPLIIDWRSPVANVYYDGRLGEVSYTANGKDYVGDLQLKRQFVMEDGSLQDIRDVDVTTTDELLQQSLSESASNRLTDIVATIQEEQNRIIRADLKRPIIVQGAAGSGKTTIALHRISYFIYQYANQFKPEELMILAPNHIFIDYISEALPDLGVDRVKQTTFTTFAKECLGKNLKLVEDDKITLLLDDDTMEKEFIRWCSSLKGSLQFKSILDRYIQDIQQSLYPVDDFKVDKFRLFSAKKMKRLFTKEYRYLPIYKRIEKMKKVVQNDYRLKKKKMIERVTDFYDEKLDKGIYDIKDRDKRRKYVTKVMNRKEQRLEELKSEMKGAVQTYFKKQFPKKTLIQYYKMLFEDPEQLIRYSEGSLTKHEAEKVCSYTNDLLKKNKYEMEDLAPLLYLQQALFGITDTVKIKSVIIDEAQDYSYLQLIALKEALGTDLFTIVGDLSQGIHSYRGIKDWNVVVDKIFPRATYTELQKSYRTTVEIMNLANAVIEQLPEDLPKVRPIVRHGEKPRFHYTKNINQMRQLIHGEVECLKNDGFKTFAVIGKTFNDCRTIYKALKAQNKKVQLIEDKEEKIHSDHIIVIPSHISKGLEFDVVFVISNKDTYSKNNEMDIKLLYVSMTRPLHRLLLLGNKPVDLLLGDVDQSILNIQPM from the coding sequence ATGTCTTTATACGATCATCCAGATTATGATTATGAATACAAAAGGCTTGAGTTCACGAAACGTTTTATACAAGCGGTTATTAAAACATCGAAAGAAAATGAATCGAAATTCAAACAAAATATTAAAACGGCTTTTGAGGATCTCGACTGGTTGGACTCAAGCTTGAGTTACATTAACATATTAACGAATGCGAATTTCCTCAGTAGGTCTGAGGCGGAAATAAATAATTTAGAGAGAATTAAGGACAAGCCTTATTTCGCAAAAATTCATTTCAAACGGGAAAATCAAGAAAAAACGGATGAATACTATATAGGCAAAACATCACTTTATCAACGTGATTCACAAGAACCACTCATTATAGATTGGCGATCTCCTGTAGCAAATGTTTACTACGATGGGAGGTTGGGGGAAGTGTCTTATACAGCTAACGGAAAGGATTATGTCGGCGATTTACAATTGAAACGTCAATTTGTTATGGAAGATGGTTCCCTTCAAGATATTCGAGACGTTGATGTGACAACGACTGATGAACTTCTCCAACAATCGTTAAGTGAAAGTGCTAGTAATCGACTAACCGATATAGTCGCTACTATACAAGAAGAACAAAACCGAATTATTCGAGCTGATTTAAAACGCCCTATTATTGTACAGGGGGCAGCAGGAAGTGGGAAAACAACGATTGCATTACATCGTATCTCCTATTTCATATACCAATATGCCAATCAGTTTAAACCTGAGGAACTTATGATTTTGGCTCCTAACCATATCTTTATTGATTACATTTCTGAAGCTCTCCCAGATTTAGGGGTCGATCGGGTTAAACAAACTACTTTCACAACATTCGCCAAAGAATGTTTAGGGAAAAACTTAAAATTAGTTGAAGACGATAAAATAACTCTTTTATTAGATGACGATACGATGGAAAAAGAGTTTATTCGATGGTGTTCCTCTTTGAAAGGGTCGTTACAATTTAAATCTATCCTCGATCGGTACATTCAAGATATTCAACAATCCCTTTACCCCGTTGACGATTTTAAGGTAGACAAGTTCCGTTTGTTTAGTGCAAAAAAAATGAAGAGGTTATTCACGAAGGAATACCGATATCTCCCAATCTACAAGCGGATTGAGAAAATGAAAAAGGTTGTCCAAAACGACTATCGATTGAAAAAGAAAAAAATGATAGAGCGAGTTACAGACTTTTACGACGAAAAGTTAGACAAAGGAATATACGACATAAAGGACCGAGATAAAAGGCGAAAGTATGTCACCAAAGTTATGAATCGTAAGGAGCAAAGGTTAGAAGAATTAAAAAGTGAAATGAAGGGCGCTGTACAAACTTATTTTAAAAAGCAATTCCCTAAAAAAACTTTAATCCAATATTATAAAATGCTGTTTGAAGACCCCGAACAACTTATCCGGTATAGCGAAGGTAGTTTAACAAAACATGAAGCTGAAAAAGTTTGTTCATACACGAACGACTTATTGAAAAAGAATAAATATGAAATGGAAGATTTAGCACCTCTCCTTTATTTGCAGCAAGCACTTTTCGGAATAACGGATACAGTAAAGATAAAAAGTGTCATTATTGATGAGGCGCAAGATTACAGCTATTTACAGCTCATTGCTCTGAAGGAAGCATTAGGAACAGACTTATTTACGATTGTTGGGGACCTTTCTCAAGGCATTCATTCATACCGGGGCATTAAAGATTGGAACGTTGTCGTTGATAAAATATTCCCACGAGCAACGTACACAGAATTACAGAAAAGTTACCGTACGACTGTGGAAATTATGAACCTCGCCAATGCCGTTATCGAACAATTGCCTGAAGACTTACCTAAGGTACGTCCTATCGTAAGACACGGGGAGAAACCTAGGTTCCATTACACGAAAAACATTAACCAAATGAGACAACTCATTCATGGAGAAGTAGAGTGCCTAAAAAACGATGGCTTTAAAACGTTTGCCGTCATCGGAAAAACATTTAACGATTGTAGAACCATATATAAAGCGTTGAAGGCGCAAAATAAAAAAGTCCAATTAATCGAGGACAAAGAAGAAAAGATTCATTCTGATCATATTATCGTCATTCCGTCACATATCTCAAAAGGACTTGAATTTGATGTTGTATTTGTTATAAGTAACAAAGATACGTATAGCAAAAATAATGAAATGGATATAAAACTTTTATACGTTTCCATGACAAGACCACTACACAGATTACTTTTACTTGGCAATAAGCCCGTTGATTTATTACTGGGGGATGTTGATCAAAGTATATTAAATATTCAACCAATGTGA
- a CDS encoding potassium channel family protein, which translates to MLIIFELMRAMVKIRKLTLFIITVIFLISSSFIIHWLEPDSFPSPFIGFWYVMTTVTTTGYGDFVPATTIGKMFGLFLYFFGIALIGIVIGKIVEGFGVYRRLKEEGKLSYKGRDHYVIIGWSNKAHHTMNEILEIDDNAKIVLIDSITKKPIEQEKLFFIQGDPTDKQILEKANVLGAKAVLIFTEDNVIDPVAADGKSLIIVSSIEGYAKEMNQDIYTLVEILKEKHIPTFEHANVDEFILADEALSDLMAKSAVHNGAGKLVMKLLNSKSGIDLWKIKRRSEWKTYNDAFEALRKVGANLISDRSDFNILTKLGEPIPHDAELFVICNKETYQKIVS; encoded by the coding sequence ATGCTTATAATATTTGAGTTAATGCGTGCGATGGTAAAAATCAGGAAATTAACCTTATTCATCATTACTGTCATTTTTTTAATAAGTAGCTCATTTATAATCCATTGGTTAGAGCCCGACAGCTTTCCGTCACCTTTTATTGGCTTTTGGTATGTAATGACGACTGTAACAACGACTGGTTACGGAGACTTTGTTCCGGCTACGACAATTGGAAAAATGTTTGGGCTGTTTCTATACTTCTTTGGAATCGCACTTATTGGTATTGTAATTGGCAAAATTGTTGAAGGGTTCGGGGTTTACCGGCGGTTAAAGGAGGAAGGAAAATTGAGTTATAAAGGGAGAGACCATTATGTCATCATCGGATGGTCAAATAAAGCACATCATACAATGAACGAAATTTTAGAAATAGACGATAATGCGAAAATTGTCCTCATAGATTCAATTACTAAAAAGCCTATTGAACAGGAGAAACTCTTCTTTATACAAGGGGATCCGACAGATAAACAAATTTTAGAAAAGGCAAATGTATTAGGTGCTAAGGCTGTCCTAATTTTCACAGAGGATAACGTTATTGACCCTGTCGCAGCTGACGGAAAATCGTTAATTATCGTATCCTCCATTGAAGGCTATGCAAAGGAAATGAACCAGGACATATATACACTCGTAGAAATTTTAAAAGAAAAGCACATCCCTACATTTGAACATGCGAATGTTGATGAATTTATTTTAGCTGATGAGGCGCTGTCTGACCTTATGGCTAAATCAGCTGTTCATAACGGGGCAGGAAAGTTAGTTATGAAGCTGCTCAATAGTAAAAGTGGAATCGATTTATGGAAAATCAAGAGGCGAAGTGAATGGAAGACATATAACGATGCATTTGAAGCTTTAAGAAAGGTTGGGGCTAACTTAATTTCAGATCGAAGCGATTTTAACATTTTAACCAAATTAGGAGAACCAATTCCACACGATGCTGAACTGTTTGTCATATGTAATAAAGAAACATATCAGAAAATAGTAAGCTGA
- a CDS encoding FixH family protein, with protein MKKKHLLWFPIYILFLVSCGTQQEYGQSDGGNNDLPEMIKVEIQTSPDEEQIQPNESFTLSAKVTQGDESVNDADEVLFEFWQEGDPDEKHEMTQGEFQADGVYSIEKTVQEAGVYNVIAHVTARDMHNMPQKQFIIGDVEGSKHIDDDGNKERAHEEHLHQTEVKIDIIVDGEIKQNEEVMLITYIEKDDGPVTEANVTFELWKEGAEKHDYIPAKETHDGEYSLNHTFAHSGEHHIKIHFEKGDLHEHSQESVFVK; from the coding sequence ATGAAAAAGAAACATTTATTATGGTTTCCTATTTATATACTGTTTCTTGTGTCATGTGGAACACAACAGGAATATGGACAGTCGGATGGAGGAAACAACGATCTCCCTGAGATGATAAAAGTGGAAATTCAAACGAGTCCCGATGAGGAACAAATACAACCTAATGAATCCTTTACATTAAGTGCTAAGGTCACACAAGGTGATGAAAGCGTCAATGATGCTGATGAAGTGCTCTTTGAATTTTGGCAAGAGGGGGATCCTGACGAAAAGCATGAAATGACACAGGGAGAGTTTCAAGCTGATGGTGTCTATTCGATAGAGAAGACGGTTCAGGAGGCAGGTGTATATAATGTCATTGCACATGTTACAGCCAGGGATATGCACAATATGCCCCAAAAACAATTCATAATCGGTGATGTTGAAGGATCTAAACACATTGACGATGATGGGAACAAGGAACGTGCCCATGAAGAACACCTTCATCAAACTGAAGTGAAAATTGATATTATAGTTGATGGGGAAATAAAGCAGAATGAAGAAGTGATGCTTATTACTTATATAGAAAAGGACGATGGTCCCGTAACAGAAGCGAATGTTACATTTGAACTTTGGAAAGAAGGGGCAGAAAAGCATGATTACATCCCTGCCAAGGAAACACATGACGGAGAGTATAGCCTGAACCATACATTTGCTCATTCTGGTGAACATCACATAAAAATTCATTTCGAAAAAGGAGATTTGCATGAACATAGCCAGGAGTCTGTTTTCGTAAAATAG
- a CDS encoding class I SAM-dependent methyltransferase, with the protein MLTYTGERVIPEQMKPTNGLLLEHLARYYFATYYINGSVLDISCGAGYGSHMMAKAKKKTLSKVVGIDIDSDAIQYAKRTYYHPLVEYKVGNAVDRKLPKNIGQFDTIVSFETFEHVEEETEFMCNIYEMLKPGGRLIISTPFGKGRGKPCGSPFHVHQLTVSEFKDLFNKYNEVTFYGQRGVAIEPLNDNRVKHFPIGIAVCKK; encoded by the coding sequence TTGTTAACATATACTGGTGAACGCGTTATACCAGAACAAATGAAACCAACAAACGGTCTTTTGTTGGAACATTTAGCAAGGTACTATTTCGCTACATATTATATTAATGGAAGCGTTTTAGATATTTCGTGTGGTGCCGGCTACGGTTCACACATGATGGCAAAGGCTAAAAAGAAAACCCTCTCAAAAGTTGTTGGGATTGATATTGATTCGGACGCTATCCAATATGCAAAAAGGACATACTACCACCCTCTAGTAGAGTATAAAGTAGGAAATGCAGTTGATCGAAAGTTACCAAAAAATATAGGGCAATTTGATACGATTGTTAGTTTTGAAACATTTGAGCATGTGGAAGAAGAAACAGAGTTTATGTGTAATATTTACGAAATGCTTAAACCAGGTGGACGTTTAATTATATCAACCCCCTTTGGAAAAGGAAGAGGTAAACCTTGCGGATCACCCTTCCATGTTCATCAGTTAACCGTTTCAGAGTTTAAGGATTTGTTTAATAAATATAACGAAGTAACCTTTTATGGACAACGAGGAGTTGCTATTGAGCCATTAAATGATAATCGAGTGAAACATTTTCCTATCGGTATTGCTGTTTGTAAAAAGTAA
- a CDS encoding HD-GYP domain-containing protein: MKFNRLLNHPRYFRYAFIIVMVFSLIINILLPETKSDLFILYIFGSIFLGLGFYDRPVWLIIVLAFLIVICRFFLIPEPMLGILTFVTLLFTYILITFISVGLMKHFQQIQRDNIKLIHALANALDSRDPYTMNHSKNVAQYSVLIAKKLRLTDELCKVIHIGGLLHDIGKIGIPEYVLNKTGKLSKEEYEIIKRHPTLGYEMIKHIDSFNESGVLDIILYHHERFDGKGYPKGLKGTEIPLTARIVAIADAFDAMSSQRIYRDELKIDDILSELISNKGKQFDSDLVDTFIDLIEKGNTFFKEKQRFTLME, encoded by the coding sequence ATGAAGTTTAATCGCCTACTTAACCATCCCCGTTACTTTCGATACGCCTTTATTATTGTGATGGTTTTCAGCCTAATTATAAACATCCTTCTACCTGAAACGAAATCAGACCTTTTTATTCTCTATATTTTCGGTTCAATCTTTTTAGGGTTAGGTTTTTACGACCGTCCTGTATGGCTTATTATCGTGTTAGCATTTTTAATTGTCATTTGTCGATTTTTTCTAATACCTGAACCTATGTTAGGCATTCTAACTTTTGTCACTCTTTTGTTTACTTATATCCTCATAACGTTTATTTCAGTCGGTTTAATGAAACATTTTCAACAAATTCAACGTGATAATATAAAACTGATACATGCTCTTGCCAATGCTTTAGATTCCAGAGATCCATACACTATGAACCATTCCAAGAATGTAGCACAATACTCGGTCCTAATAGCAAAAAAGTTAAGACTGACTGACGAGCTTTGTAAAGTTATACACATTGGCGGATTGCTTCATGATATCGGAAAAATTGGCATCCCTGAGTACGTATTAAATAAAACAGGTAAGTTAAGTAAAGAGGAATATGAAATTATAAAACGCCATCCAACTTTGGGTTATGAAATGATTAAACATATCGACAGCTTCAATGAGAGTGGTGTCTTAGATATTATTTTGTACCACCATGAAAGATTTGATGGAAAGGGCTATCCAAAAGGGTTAAAAGGAACGGAAATACCGTTGACTGCCCGTATTGTTGCAATTGCAGATGCCTTTGATGCTATGTCTTCCCAGCGGATATATAGGGACGAACTAAAGATAGATGACATACTTAGTGAGCTTATAAGTAATAAAGGGAAACAGTTTGATTCAGACTTAGTTGATACGTTTATTGACCTGATCGAAAAGGGGAATACATTTTTCAAAGAAAAACAACGGTTTACATTGATGGAATAA